From Anticarsia gemmatalis isolate Benzon Research Colony breed Stoneville strain unplaced genomic scaffold, ilAntGemm2 primary ctg00000053.1, whole genome shotgun sequence, one genomic window encodes:
- the LOC142987054 gene encoding coronin-7-like, whose amino-acid sequence VKIWHIPPEGLKESLSTPECTLSQKQRRVENVGFHPVADGLIHVASGHELALWDLTKQKEAFVNRDHSEVIQSTSWKKDGKLLATSCKDKKVRIIDPRAATAVVDVANSHQNIKDSRIVWLGDQDRILTTGFDSARLRQIMIRDIRNLSQTQKTLELDCSTGILMPLFDPDTNMLFLAGKGDTTILYMELTDREPYLIEGLRHSGEQTKGACLVPKRALRVMEGEVNRVLQLCGSSVVPIMYQVPRKSYREYHADLYPDTSGSVTYLSAPMWLDNQDHPVPNISLHPDANNGTQIHRGNLEEVVKAILAMPAPKKSDGKKTTPVQPEEPKITTAVKPQAVEPKDEDRIDFVNVKDLIKGMERQKNNKVDYQKETNGFHKKITDNGHEKTDSEPEKNEPDVVPQKTVEKTAEKTEKTEKTIEKTDSTESTESSLSRSNSLINGVPVQVPKPMPRSSISEPGSMEEHSEVPKPKPRTTATPGSGYKPRLGPKPFSAATGNDEFSFDKVFSVPTVPGIPKSDSATSPVSGQAGTPVTSTPTAKDEEKDKSLSPTSDVEIAPNKEEYTNGKSDTSVEEEMNSSDSGYRPKTPSTAERRKMFENTDGGQSIADRRRAYESRSVSVAVESDTPPSPAPLRRRDSLKSRKSPDREDKRASVPNVTTKRTSTVFGKVSKFRHLKGTPGHKSTQVENIKNISRQISGECNGFYSNGFRCAVPLSGGGGRVGIVELPKGATSVSVAPHTHPASTRVAALLHPAPLQDWAWDPFRPERILVACDDGLVREWIIPEGGLQESTNEPLRTFSAHPDKIYLIRFHPTASDVLTTAAHDLSVKIWDLSPETPVAAITLTGHTDQIFAIDWSPCGEYLATVCKDGNIRVYKPRSSTEPIAQGPGPAGSRGARVVWALNGTHLVVTGFDKVSERQILLYKASELSAPLCSAGLDVSPAILQTHIDHDSGTLFLTGRGDSTIYCYEVTSEAPHLCPLSHHRAPTLHQGISFIHKNLVAVEKVEFARALRLTNGTIEPLSFTVPRIKSELFQDDLFPPTLVTWEPWLSGKDWLAGASVTPKIVSLQPPGMEPLSAHTAASPVSRAPAPQKPKPDLIKSHVPHDNKDKQDQIMKSMSAKMEVNMKLEQDSMEGVDETEWEQ is encoded by the exons GTGAAAATATGGCACATTCCGCCTGAAGGTCTGAAGGAGTCTCTCTCGACGCCGGAGTGCACGCTCTCGCAGAAACAACGGCGTGTTGAGAACGTCGGCTTCCACCCGGTGGCTGATGGACTGATACATGTGGCGTCAGGCCACGAGCTCGCCTTGTGGGACTTGACTAAGCAGAAGGAAGCTTTTG TAAACAGAGACCACTCAGAGGTAATCCAGTCGACGTCATGGAAGAAAGACGGCAAGTTGCTAGCTACGTCGTGCAAGGACAAGAAGGTGCGCATCATAGACCCTCGCGCGGCCACCGCGGTGGTCGACGTGGCCAATAGCCATCAGAACATCAAGGATAGCAGGATCGTCTGGCTCGGAGATCAGGACAGAATACTTACTACTG gtTTCGACTCAGCCCGTCTCCGTCAAATAATGATCCGCGACATCCGCAACTTGTCTCAAACGCAGAAGACACTGGAACTGGACTGTTCCACCGGGATCCTGATGCCACTCTTCGACCCTGACACCAACATGCTGTTCCTAGCCGGCAAGGGAGATACCACCATATTGTACATGGAGCTGACTGATAGAGAACCTTATCTTATTGAGGGATTGAGACATTCTG GTGAACAAACCAAGGGCGCGTGTCTAGTGCCGAAGCGTGCTCTCCGCGTGATGGAGGGCGAAGTGAACCGAGTACTGCAACTGTGCGGATCATCAGTCGTGCCTATCATGTACCAAGTGCCCAGGAAG AGTTACCGCGAGTATCACGCGGACTTGTACCCGGACACGAGCGGTAGCGTGACGTACCTGAGCGCGCCCATGTGGCTCGACAACCAGGACCACCCAGTACCTAATATCTCGCTACACCCCGACGCTAACAATGGCACACAG ATCCACCGAGGTAATTTAGAAGAGGTTGTGAAAGCAATACTTGCTATGCCCGCACCGAAAAAGTCTGATGGTAAAAAGACCACACCGGTACAACCAGAAGAACCCAAAATAACCACAGCAGTGAAACCTCAGGCAGTAGAACCGAAAGACGAAGACCGTATCGATTTCGTCAACGTAAAAGACCTGATCAAAGGCATGGAAAGACAGAAGAACAACAAAGTAGACTATCAGAAAGAGACTAACGGTTTTCACAAGAAAATCACCGATAATGGACACGAAAAGACTGATTCTGAGCCGGAGAAGAACGAGCCTGATGTTGTTCCGCAGAAGACCGTTGAAAAGACCGCCGAGAAGACTGAAAAGACTGAAAAGACCATTGAGAAAACTGATAGTACGGAGTCTACTGAGTCGTCTTTGTCGAGAAGTAATAGTTTGATAAATGGTGTGCCGGTTCAAGTGCCGAAGCCAATGCCTAGGTCTTCTATTTCCGAGCCTGGATCAATGGAAGAACATTCCGAGGTTCCTAAGCCGAAACCCAGGACGACTGCCACACCGGGCTCCGGTTATAAG CCTCGCCTGGGACCGAAGCCGTTCTCAGCGGCTACCGGCAATGATGAGTTCTCCTTCGACAAAGTGTTCTCCGTGCCTACCGTGCCCGGTATACCAAAGTCTGATTCAG CGACATCGCCTGTGTCAGGTCAAGCGGGCACGCCCGTCACTTCGACGCCGACGGCCAAAGACGAAGAAAAGGACAAGTCGCTCTCCCCAACTAGTGATGTGGAAATTGCTCCTAATAAAG aaGAGTATACGAACGGCAAGTCAGACACGAGCGTGGAAGAAGAGATGAATTCTTCAGATTCTGGCTACAGACCGAAAACACCCAGCACTGCTGAACGCAGGAAGATGTTTGAAAATACCGA CGGTGGACAGTCAATCGCGGATCGACGTCGCGCCTACGAGTCGCGTTCAGTGAGCGTGGCCGTGGAGTCCGACACACCACCCTCGCCCGCACCACTCAG GCGGCGAGATTCACTGAAGTCCCGCAAGAGTCCCGACCGTGAGGACAAACGTGCGTCTGTACCGAATGTCACTACGAAGAGGACATCCACTGTCTTTG GCAAAGTATCGAAGTTCCGTCACCTGAAGGGCACGCCCGGACACAAGTCGACTCAAGTGGAAAACATCAAGAATATCAGCCGACAGATCTCTGGAGAATGCAATGGATTTTATT CGAACGGGTTCCGCTGCGCCGTGCCACTGAGCGGCGGCGGGGGTCGCGTGGGCATCGTGGAGCTACCTAAAGGCGCTACTTCAGTGTCTGTCGCTCCACACACACATCCCGCTAGTACTAG GGTGGCAGCGCTCCTGCACCCGGCGCCGCTGCAGGACTGGGCGTGGGACCCGTTCCGTCCCGAGCGCATCCTGGTGGCCTGCGACGACGGGCTGGTGCGCGAGTGGATCATACCTGAAGGAG GTCTCCAAGAATCAACAAACGAGCCGCTCCGTACATTCTCGGCGCACCCCGACAAGATCTACCTCATACGCTTCCACCCCACGGCCTCGGACGTGCTGACCACGGCGGCCCACGACCTCAGCGTCAAGATCTGGGACCTCAGCCCCGAGACGCCGGTCGCCGCCATCACACTCACCGGACACACCGATCAGATATTCGCGATTGACTGGTCTCCCTGTGGAGAGTACTTGGCTACTGTGTGCAAGGATGGCAATATTAGG GTTTACAAACCACGTTCAAGCACGGAGCCGATCGCCCAGGGCCCGGGGCCGGCGGGCAGCCGCGGCGCTCGCGTCGTGTGGGCGTTAAACGGAACTCATCTTGTTGTCACTGGCTTTGACAA AGTGTCGGAGCGGCAGATCCTGCTGTACAAGGCCTCGGAGCTGTCGGCGCCGCTGTGCTCGGCGGGGCTGGACGTGTCGCCCGCCATCCTGCAGACGCACATCGACCACGACTCCGGCACGCTCTTCCTCACCGGCCGG GGTGATTCGACGATCTACTGCTACGAGGTGACGAGCGAGGCGCCGCACCTGTGTCCGCTGTCGCACCACCGCGCGCCCACGCTGCACCAGGGCATCTCCTTCATACACAAGAACCTCGTGGCTGTGGAGAAG gtGGAATTCGCGAGAGCACTACGACTCACCAATGGCACCATTGAACCGCTGTCCTTCACCGTGCCCAGAATAAAG AGCGAGTTGTTCCAAGACGACCTGTTCCCGCCCACGCTGGTGACGTGGGAGCCGTGGCTCAGCGGCAAGGACTGGCTCGCGGGCGCCAGCGTCACGCCCAAGATCGTCAGTCTGCAGCCACCCGGCATGGAGCCGC TATCGGCGCACACGGCCGCGTCGCCGGTGTCCCGCGCGCCGGCGCCGCAGAAGCCCAAGCCCGACCTCATCAAGTCGCACGTGCCGCACGACAACAAGGACAAGCAGGACCAG ATAATGAAGTCCATGAGCGCCAAAATGGAAGTGAACATGAAGCTGGAGCAAGACAGCATGGAGGGCGTGGACGAGACCGAGTGGGAACAGTGA